The following coding sequences are from one Nicotiana tomentosiformis chromosome 3, ASM39032v3, whole genome shotgun sequence window:
- the LOC138908279 gene encoding serine/threonine-protein phosphatase 7 long form homolog codes for MDVPPMHPGPVSDELLVLQGDHRSAYVWEEELLAQTLRARRVDDMWDFTKDRDLHPRVVQRLRDTGFYRILEIGRLQLDWSLITALIERWRPETHTFHLPIGEATIMLQDVEVLYGMHIDGLPIALPQAMREMTRGQYLDMLQQLTGFQATG; via the coding sequence ATGGACGTGCCGcctatgcatcccggacctgtctccgatgagctattagtgttacagggcgatcataggtccGCCTACGTATGGGAGGAagagttactggcccagactctccgtgccaggagagtggacgacATGTGGGATTTTACGAAGGACAGAGATCTCCATCCCCGTGTAGTCCAGCGCCTGCGGGATACGGGCTTCTACAGGATTTTGGAGATCGGGCGGCTGCAGCTCGACTGGTCTttgatcacggccctgatagagcggtggcgaccggagacgcacacttttcacctgcccattggcgaggccaccatcaTGCTGCAGGACGTGGAGGTTTTATATGGGATGCATATTGATGGATTGCCCATTGCACTACCTCAAgccatgagagagatgacgcgTGGACAGTATTTGGACATGCTGCAGCAGCTCACTGGTTTTCAGGCCACAGGATGA